DNA sequence from the Lycium barbarum isolate Lr01 chromosome 5, ASM1917538v2, whole genome shotgun sequence genome:
taggtcgcaacatatatggacatccgacctgcagcctgagtctcaggtccgtacccggttaggggactcagcatgggagatcttagctgctcgccccccacatcctcgtgtcctggatatactacgtcggggaGGTATCTGCAGGTGCGTCGAAGTTGGTAgggtacagcacgataggtcgctagtgacggcattgattgagaggtggcgaccggagacacacacatttcatctccgcaccggtgaggctaccattacccttcaggatgtggaggtcatttatgggctacaggttgatggacgcccattgtatattgaggagcctcctgTGCTGCCGCCTTATCGAGATGAGTTGATtaggctcaccggtttcgcggctctggatggtcatatttccgGCCAGAGTCGGCTTTTGTTGTCGGCCCTTTACGCTCGCTTGTGCCTCACAGACATgcagcatccgattggagaggacacgcctcaggctgatgttgatcgacgtgcgcgtctatacctactcatcatattcgggcCCATCCTAttcccgaacacttcgggttcacatatgagcttgaggtatcttcggtatatcgacgatctcgcCGAGATAGGATGTTATGACAATACGTTGTTGCAATAGTTGACTgttttgtattgcgcaccattttaatgcgcactataagtattgatttgacaacacaccacgcatgacgatttcaggaatctatttaaCTTGAACGCTTGACGAATGAAAAAACTCATCAATTGcataagtctaagtcttacaagtcataaaaaaaaaatcaaacttcattgaaaaaatgtctcaaaatgcttcaactgttaaggtttcactattttgggatggagatatcgtcgaggacaattactccattcgttatagtaccaaaccaaaagcccatgttaaatttccaacaactttagattatgaaacactagtcatgtacatgcacgaaagaatgaaaactacacctactgagtttggaatctcaataactggaagatatccacaaacaatatcaaacggtgtagtgcgttatggcatgcacaatatcaatgatgatgaatctttgagtgattatttgggatcgccggaagaatatcgtgatttagtattcattaatgttcttgagatgtatgttgaaaagatacctcggGAAGAaatccctcaagtccagcctattcgTGGTAACACATATGGGGACTTTAattcttatggagacattttgagtggtcaagtgccgctggaaaatctaagccaacaatttaatcaagcttacaatgaaaattggtaaatatgaattttttatattattattatgtgtagtagcatgtgtttgttgtatgaattggtaaataaccagttttcaaatctttataggaactattctcaaaactcaccagtggtaccaaatatggatgttggtcaatcctctcagttcggtggagttgatcattctccacaccatgacagtgcttatgaacaacagtaagttcatcaccttgatattaatttatctatatatatgtatgatgttggtatttaaaatacgTTACTTTTCatgtaggaggatgaatgcacttaataatgaagattttcctaattattatgagtcatcatcaagtgatgacgatgaaatagctaataatgcagaggtaaccgatgatgaagacgatgacgatgttcaagttggtatgaccaacaatattcctcaaagccaaaaccaacaagaaccaatacaccaccacataccaccatcgatggctgaaaacccaacttctgaaagcccaattcagtggcattctaacaatatcccttatcttgatATCCTGCAGGGTCatgatgatgcatttgtcttcacaagagaagattaTGATAGTCGCttaaaaacctggattgaacctaaggatctcaacaaagatcgatgctaccttgcaaagggaatgttgttcgcatccaaaaagctttgcaacgggctgtcaaaatttattgttttaaggacatgagaGAGTTTAAGGTTCATCTGTCAACCTCAAAGATATGGAGGCTAGTTTGTAAACGACGGTATCAAGGTTGTGAGTGgctgcttcggggaattgttaagcctgatggtatgtgggctatcacaaaattccgcgaaagacacacttgtgatatggaagaaaatcgagcagatcattataatttagatacaaacatgattgctcaagtgttacttaaagacattgccgaaacgccaaggtaacttatcctacctagtacattatatgtcttatatcaattgaaagatcattactaaatgttgtttgtttaaacttgtgcaggttccccatcaaagattgtattcgaaacgttcaagCCGTATATAgaaaaactataagcaacagaaagggatttctcgggcgtagacgcgcttttgagatggtctttggaaattggcatacttcttttcaattgctgccaaggtatatggcagctctacaacattttaatcatggtactgttgtagagtggcgacttatagagggtaaaatcttcaacttcgtattttggacattcaaaccatgcattgatggttttgctcactgccgactagtgatatccatagatggtacacatgtatatggtgcctacgacatcaagctcctaattgcaataggaatggatgccaatgggtcaatatttcctcttgctttcgcaattgccgctaacgagagcaacgacacatgggggatctttttgacccatttgaaaactcatgttattaaggatcgtaccggcatatgtgtgctgtctgatcgtcataaaggcatattgcacaatatggataatttaccggggtggcagcctccctttgtttaccatcgctattgtttaaggcacttgaaggcaaatttgcaatcaacgtttcacaatggcactctaaacaaattgatgtggggggctgcgatggagcatcaacaacgaaaatgggctgcaaaaatggatctgatcaggtcagtgagtgaacccgcatacgttTGGTTAATGAAGCTCGATGTTGAAAAATGGACGAttcatgctgatggaggaaaaagatggggcatgctcacaacaaacagctcagagtctttcaatggcttgctgaaatctgctcgaggactacctgtcactgcaatggtgagaatgactttcaagcaggtggtggagcgatttgttgttaggacaaggcaggccagggcgatattagccgacggcgggacatggatgccaaagcccttcaaaactatggagcattataggaaaaaatgtgagcgtcaccaaatgaccgagtatgacccaattcaacatgtgtatgaagttaggacgggttattacaacggtaagggtggaaacgtgcataccgtttatgaggcaacaagaacatgcacttgtggtaagtggcaaacgtaccacatgccgtgttctcatgctgtcaagtgcttcgagagaatgagaaaaacggtaacaaattatgtggcgggggaatacaaggtccacagttaccttagagcatattccggccaattccacccatttggtaatgaagcttattggccaaacgagccgttttcgatggttgctaacaaggattacattagAAAATtaggcattaactcacggagtcgtagacccaatcaaatggatgttagtgaaagaacttactctcgcaaATGCTCTatatgtaagcaatatggccatgacaagcgttcgtgtgggcaacaaggccgtggtagtacaagtacgtctcgaagtaatagagcctctagaacttgaagattgtattgttattgtaatttattgttgtattgctttgaattagtattgtaattaaatggaatgaattattttttaattagtatagacctctcgtattggatgaattattattaaatcaaatatttaaatttgtacattcaaatataataaaacacttaaatcaaaaccctataaatattacaagtttcaaaacttgcttcggggcactttagaactcctaaaacgacgatccatacgtttaggtggacttcatgtaatgagccgacattattgtacgcaaaaaaagatattaagttttatataaaatattgatattttgggattttaaaacatgactaatctttgcccaaagtatggaaaaaaacgtgattggaaaggtaacgcaaaaaaaaaaaaaaaaaaaaggcccaacatTAACGCACAAAATTTATGCGTGACTACtaatgttccttttttttttatgcccattcacgcacgaatttcgtgcgtgaaaggccaagaCTGCGTTTTTGCAATTTGTCGAAATTCGTGCGTAaatactacttatatatatattttttttggtactagtttggttcaactttttattttttgtgctatTTAAGTCGCGGATTCCTCCTCATCCCTAACTCTAATCCGTTAGGAAACGACCCCTACGGACAAAACGACGTCGTACCCCTAAAACCTGAATGTAAAAAATATTGAAACAGAGCTAACCAGCCAAAAAGCAACCAGTGCCGCCAAGTAGAGAAGCAAAACCATCTAAATGGCAACAGAGTTAGAAGAATTGATTGGCTTTCTCTCTTCCCCTTCTTCTCCAGTATGTATCAAAACTTTATACCCTTTGTATTAATAATTCAACTCATTAATGTATTTGAGTACACTTTCTTTGagtttttttattttcctttttgctagtgtTCAATTGGATTGATTGATGTAAAGAAAGAATCttttcttaaaatatttaaatttgaaCCGATTCGGATGAACCCTTTTCGTGTTtggttaattactaatcattctTGCTATGTATGTTTGAACAATGATTCTTGGTAAAAAagtagctcttttttttttttttttttttttaacgtggGACTGTAATGGGGTTGAACCCTTTTCGTCTTTTATTAAAAGGGTTTGATTTTTTATCCATATGGTGAACTTATTGCTATGTATGTTTAAACTTTAAAGAATGGTTTAGCTGAATAGAATTAAGAAACTGACCTGGTGGTGAGCCTTTTTCGTCTTAGACTATTTGCTTTtagtttttgtttgttttattgagCTTTTTGGTATATGTTTGAACAATGGTTTAAGTGCAAAAAGTAGCTGTCAAAATAAAGTAGGAATCTTTTGTTAGATTTATAAGGTGGAACAGAATTGTGGATAAGTTTGTTCTCTTTAATTGTCCACTGTGTATGTTGAACAATGCTATAGGTGTGCGAGTTCCcttcccccccaaaaaaaaaaaatgttagaaGTTTTCAATGTGCAAACTGAACTGGTGGTAAACCATTTTTATGTTACAGCTAATTGCTTTGAGTTTGGTAGTCTTATTGAGCTCTTTTGGTATATGTATGTTTGAACAATGATTTTAGGTGAAAAAACTAGCGGTTGATATTGTTCGTGATTATACTGGTTCTGAGGATGGCTTGGAATCTCTCGGCAAGTACTCTGACGTTGTGCTTCCCTCTCTGTCTCGCCTTCTTGGTGAAGAAAAGGTAGCAGTGTCTTCTAAAATTTTGTGTGATTCAGTGTTATCAacagcgcaaaaaagctctaaggttagatggggctttaagcgcaaagcacaaataaagtgtgggctttagtgaaaaaaagcgcaatggtgcaaaatTACAAATAGATGTGTGTTTACTAATAAtagtaagcatgaataacaaatattttttgatgacatgggaacccgcaacCGTTACCCTTCGGGTGCACACAGGGTAAATCCAGCTCCTGTGCGATAGCTCGCAAATCACataggagaggtaacccgcactaggcaagccccgtgcgacgagcttgacccagaaggcaaatcccctgctgttgtAGGCAGTgagtttcgaacctgagacctccattatgaaagccccatgctcaaccaactgagccacccttgcgggtagcatgaataacaaatgtatggacaaagaaattgtaaaaacattacgataaagtgaatTATCAACAAGAGAGGCTcaatggcaaggaaaagtatgtcttagagccttgatgacgacaTTGAAGCGCACATAAAtggaggcgaagcgctcaacatgttttgagcctcgcttcacggcttaagcgcgcctttgacaataCTGGTGTGATTACATCAATAAAGTTCACATTATGGGTGCTTGAGACAAGAAAAGTTAAACAATTACTGTTCCGATTTATAAGTAACACtttaacttttgaaaatttgATATTGAAATTGAAGATTTGTCCCAAAATGAACAGAAATCATAAACAAAAACAATATTTCAATAACTGTATAATGTCTGGATGTTTGTAATATTTCCTGTAGCATTTAAAAGAATCTTACGAGTCAAAATAGATCAGATATTTGGAAAGAGGGATTAGTTCCTTATCCGCATAAACTTGAACTGCTCTAGTTAATCTTGATAGTCGTGTACACTAGGCGTAACCATCCATATCCTAACATGGTGATAGAGCAACAATGTAGAaaattttcttttccctttttttttgaaaagaaaaaaaaaggctttTGAGAACACCAAAGTTCACTGTGCAAACACTAACTCACTGCTATTAGGCTATAGCAATGATTTTTTACATATCTTTTGAAAAGAAAAGAAGCAAACACTATGTTATACCAAAGTTCACTGTGCAAACACTTACTTTTACCATATAAGAGTTCATTGTGCAAACATTTTTTTCGAATTTTATTTTAGAAAGACTTCATGCCAAAATTAAACTGTGCATGAAACCTTTTATGAAAATCTTTCCTAGCATAACATAATGAGCCAGAAAAAGATAAAGCTGGATGAGATCTCTTGAAAGTATGAACCTGTCCAAGTTGGTGGATATACATATCGAATTGCTTTCTTCTTGTGAAACCCTTGTTTTTTTCCCATACTAACTGTGCAAAAACCCTACAAATTTATTGTTGGTTAATTCCAACCTGACCATGGTCTATCTTCCTGAGTTCTTTTATCAAACTCAATTTAATGACATGTTTGTTATTCTTCTTTTCTTGTATTGATACTTATACTGTGCAGTAGCCTCCAGAAGGCCTTTTTAATTTTCTTTACTTGTATTAACAAACTCATTCAGGTGGTTTCTGAACCTGCGGCTCAAGCACTGGTAAATCTGTCACAAAAGCCAGAGTTGGCAGCTAAGATGGTTGAGATGCATATGGTTAAGACATCGATGGAGACCCTGTACAAGCAAGATTGTGAAATCACAACTCTGCTGATTATGCTCCTTGTTAATCTCACACAGCTGGATGCTGGTATTGATTCTTTGCTTCAGGTTAATTCTCGTCTTTTTTTTATGCCAAGTTTTTTTCTTTGATTAAGTAAGATATTTCATTAAAAATGCATCAACAAGTTTCAAAATACAAGAGAACAAACGTACAAGATTTTTAGCCCCTGTACAATGTGTCAATCTAAAACTAGGGAGCTAACAAAGTCCGTCCAAAAAATGGTCAAGCTAATTAGTCCAACAAACAAGATGAAGCAAACCTCTAGCTTCCATAGAATGATATGGACTTGAAGTTCCACCAAACATCTTCGATTCCTTTCAGTCAACAGACACCAAAACATAACTGCAGGGGTCATCACCCAGATTTTCTTGATGGTCTTATCAACTCTCCGTAGGTTCTCGTTTACACCAAGTTTAAATTTGAAGCTACCAATAGGTGTCAACATTCTTGTTTACAAACTTGTGagtcagtgttatcaaaagcaaacgaaaagcgcaaaaaaggtTGTAAGGTCCATTGGGGCTTTAAGCACGAAGAGAAAATAATGCGTGGGCTTTAATAAAAATGCATAAATGGAGAaataatacaaatatatatatgtttagttcAAGAGTAATAATTATAATCATGAATACCAatattttgagccgagggtctttcggaaacagcctccctaccttccaaggtgggggtaaggtctgcgtacacttaaccctccccagaccccacactgtgggattcaactgggcaTCTTGTTGTtgtaataacaaatatatggacagagaaattgaaaaaaaaattacgataaagtgaaatatccaTTGCTTAATGTCGCCTCTTCCCACacgctcattggcaaggaaaagtatgtcttagagccttcgTAACGACGCTGAAGCGCACaacgctcaacatgttttgagcctcgcttaggggcttaagcgcgcctttggcAACGCTGTTGTGAGATAAATTACAAAATTGCGTCCTGTATCTTTTTAAGTTTAAATCAATAATGGACAACTTTGCAAATATTAGGTTTCAAAATGTCAATTCAGCATTTCTCCTCTTTGGTCATTGAATGgctgaaaaaagaaagaaaaagatgcTTGTACAGAAGTTGAAGAAATAAAAAGACACAAACACACAAAAGAAACAAGAGTTCTATAAATATCTTAAATCACGTCATACACTTTAAATCTGCTGTCACGTTGTTGTCGTTGATTCTCCTCAATTAATATGGATAAGTTGGCTACCGGTTTCTTAATCATCGTCATAAACAGTATCAGTTTCTTATGCTTATTATGCTGATTGCTTCCCCTGATTAGCAGTCTGCAGATGAGAAGATGCATGGCTTATATGTCATGAAGCTTGTGAGATCGTTTTGTTCGTCCTCCTCTGAGAGTGAAGGTATGTTTAATTATCATTCTATTTCCCTTTTATCCAGATTGATTGTTTTGCGTGTTTCAAGTGCTGTGATACTTCAGTCCCTAGAACTAAGAGCGAAGATGAACTGATTACAGCTGAACCCAGACAAATCCCTGTCCCTGCTTAGCTTGTACACTAAAAGTGAGAATCAGGAGGGTGGTTCTTTCCTGATCAAGCCTCCAGATTGGCTACTTGAACCTGAATTGATTAACTAGCTAGAGAACTCGACTTAAATTCACCTCATTCCATTTAAGATGGAAAACAaatctaagagcctgtttggatgggcttatgcctataagctttttgcagcttataagctaaaaaaaataagttggggtagtctaacttatttttttttggcttataagctgttttcagcttataagctgctttagataagctaagtcaaatgggcccaattatttttttgagcttattttaagcacaaaatgactttaagctggccagccaaacactcaaaaaagctgaaaacagcttataagcaacttataagccaatccaaacgggctctaagttgaCAACTATTTTTTCTGAGAATGTTAACATAAATCTTAGTCAACAAATTAGTACTGTAAATTTTCATGGATCTTCTCATCTACTCTAAGGATTGACCCAAAAGTCTTGAAACCCAAAGCACAGGTTCTATCCACaaatttggtccagtgagctttAAACTTGACCAGATGTGACTTTTTGTGCTTTAATGAGAAAAGGTGAATCacttactaaaaaaaaaatgagaaaaggtGAATCCTCGACGGAGAAGCAAGAAACTTACTGCAGACTTTATGTGGAAGAAGAATCTTTTTATGATACAAACTATTATAAAATCTGACTTCATATTATATGTCACAGAAAATTGCTCACTTTAATGTTTAGTGATAACACTGAATGAACTTGAGATGGTCGACCTTATAATGTAGTAACCTTAAGACAGTTTTTAAGCAAGTTTCAGTTGTCGTTTTGACGTTTCATGTTGTAGCTACCAATTTCGTTGCTGCATAGAATTCTTTAAGGTGGCCTTTAGGCACAAATCTGATTTGTTTTGCAAATCGTCTGGTCTTATAGTTTGGCTTTACTTTTGTCCTTAATAAGTTAGGACATAGTAATTCAGCTCCAATCCAAATTTTGGGTGCTATAAGACTTAGTTAGAAGATATTCTGCTGTGGCTGAGCAATGCTGTGTAAAGTCTGTCTGTTCAATTTTCCAAGAAGAGACCCTTTCCTCCTTCATACGATAAAGCTAATTGGATTCTGCCCTGGGCTTCTGCCTTCAATCTTAACAGATCTTTTTTTCAATGTTTGCCTGCTTAGGCGAAGTTGAAGGTATATCAAATGTATTATTTCAAGATTCTAGTACTTAAAAAGTACTATCTTTTGGCATGTATTGgtaaaaaaaatgtatcttttgACATGTGTTGTGTTGAAGTGTCTGACCATCTCATCGAAAAGTTTAAGTTGTTAGTGAAGGTGTACTCTTTGCATAAACTTAATATTTCCTTAAGTTGATGCATGTTTAACTCAAACAAGAAAATATTGGCTTAACTTTCTGCAGTATTATTATCTTTATTCCTGTTATTACCACAAATCTCTTTTTTCCTTGTTGTCAGTTGATCCCTTTGAACATGTGGCTTCTATACTTGTTAACATTTCTAAGAAGGAACAGGGGAGAAAGCTTCTGCTTGATCAAAAACGATCCCTTCTAAAGCTAATAGTCCGGCAAGATTCTAAGAGCTTGTTGCGAAAGAGAGGGGTATGTAGTAGGATATTTTTCAGTTCAAGATGGCTTTTTTCATGTATATATGGCCTTCTGCTTTAAAATTATGTATGTGAATGTCAACtgaaaaaaaattggaaatgttTTAAAATTCTGTCATCAAGCACGAATATAGCAGTTTGGCTTGATCCAGCTTTTTTACTGTATATTTAAACCTTTCTTTTACAATCACGTGATTAGCAGAAGTTTAGCTATAAAATTGTGCAATGATTTTGGGTATAGGTTGCAGGAACCATCCGCAACTGCTGCTTTGAAGCGGAGAATCAGCTGCAAAATTTGCTTCTGATTTCTGAATTCTTATGGCCAGCTCTGCTCCTGCCTGTTGCTGGAAATAAGGTGACTTGTACTTATATAAGGAAGATGTCCATGATAATTTATTTATTTCTGCATTTCTGCAGCATTCTTCAAATCTTTCTGTAGTTGAGAGTTGAAAGAATGGCTGTGTCTTTGCTTTTTACTCTCATATGCGACACTTATTTGTTTGTTTCATGAAACACCTTAGAGACATGTAAGGTTCTTTTCCAGCATCTCAAAGTCATTGTTATTATGCTTGATGGAGAGCTATCATTTAATTATTCTCTCTCTGATTGAAATAGTTCAATGAATCAGATAATGTGAAATCTGAGAACTAAGAAATGTTGTTTGTTATCAAAAATTCATTCAGAGACCATATGGTGAATGGTTCTTCCATCTTTATTTAAGGACTGTCTACAAAGATTTCTCTCAACAAGTATGCTGAGAGTTACTATGTTTATTCTTGTTATTAGTGCGTAACATTACTTAACATAACGCAAAAGGGAATGGTTTATCTGCCGGGATATGCTGATTAATATCTGCTATAGTTAAGATTTTTATCCTGTCAAGTACAGAGGAGCTGCATTTTAGTTGTTCACTTCTCAAGGACTACTTGTTTTAGGATTTAACCAGTAACATTATGGTGTTGCTGAACGAGTGTGCTAAGCATTAGCCTGGTAAAGAGAAAAACAAAGTTTGTGAGGAGAAAAGAGAACAAAATTTCAAATGGGAATAGAGGCGCAGGTGGAGCTGAGAATCGTTTCTGTTTGGTTCCCTGCTTGGTAAAGGCTAAAAAGGCTTGATCGAAATTTCTATCAAGTTCAAGATATCCTTTGTGTCCCAACATAAAGTATCTTCTTTTTACTTTTTTGGCACTCTATATTTTTTCCTTTCTTGCTTCTCTGCTTCCCAATTATCAATAGCTCACCGTTACAAATATGTTTTCTCAGTTCTCCATATTCCTTTCCATCTGGATTGAGTATTTTCTAATGGGCTGACTTTTGACAGGTTTATAGTGAGGAAGACACTCGGAAAATGCCACAAGAACTTGCATGTGCACTCTCAATCGAGCGAGAACCCGTTACTGATCCTGAAATTCGTGTACAGGCACTAGAGGCTATTTATTTGCTCATATTACAGGTCTAATCtgagctgtttttttttttatatgtgcTTCATTTGCTTATCTTAACCCTTCCAGCTGTGATAATAATCAGCATATATTATAGTGTTTCAAGTTCGGAGTTCATATCCAGCCACCTGAGATAGGAGCTCCACTATGGATGATTCGGCAGGCGTTTGTATGACGTGCTCCATTGACATCATGAATTGATTGCAGGAAGCAGGCAGAAGAGCATTTTGGTCAGTGAATGGTCCCCGGATATTGCAAGTTGGCTATGCAGATGAGGATGATCCTAAAGCAATGGAAGCATATGAGCGAGCTGGCTCCTTGGTATTTCCAACTCCAGCCTATCATCCGTCAAATCTGTCCTGTCATAGGAGATATATCTTGAACTGTCCCAATCTAATTCTTCTTAATATTAACAGCTGATTCAAGAGGGTGGCCTCAATGAAGAATCAACGGAGACATCGTCGTAGACATCTTGTATTCTTGCTGGTTTTGATACTGCGATATCAATGAGTTCAAACAATCAATCCAGACAGAAACTGCAGGTTGCTTGGAGTATTCAAGTCCTATAGAAGTGGCAGTGGTTTCAAGAGTATCTTAAGTTCTTTCTTCTTTATTTGGCGGTTTCTAATGGCGGGGTTGGTGATGGTCCTCGGAAGGATGCTATGTCGGGACGGGGGTGGTGTATTGGATGTAACTTATTACTATATTTACAAGGCAGGGCTTTTGCTGCTGAAGGAATGATATAAGATTAGAAATTTGATTTCAGATATCTCTATATTGTTTGACTGATTTAGCAGTGTTATTGATTGTCAGTTGTCACAGAGTCTTCGTAGCTCCAAATTTCTGTGAACATTCTGAAGTCCAATGTAAAAACTGTTGCTGGTCTTCTTGATTACCTTCAATCCAAATCTAAAAGGTAAAAGCGGTAAAAAATATATAAGcaaagcagaagtaccgactaATTTATGAGTAATACTTCAATTTGGTTTCGTACGGAGTAAAAATCTCTGTGAGAAATATTTCTTGATTAAATTGTATTTTGCTGTTGAACATCCTTAATTGTTGATAAACATTTTCATCTAAGAAAATGCTGTACACTGAAACAATGGAAAACTAAATCCGTTTTTGGAGTGAAGCATTTTGCTCTGCaagtgtcacgatccaaccccgtaagccgtgactagtgtccgtgctggacacccagacgtaccccATAACCCAAACCGGCATATTAGCAGAATGTATAGATATAAAAGTCAAATGGCGTCACTAactatcacagatgaacagatatagcacgtagaagccgataaggctatcacagatcatatcaacccaaaacatatacagaacccacatgtatgtctacagacctctacagaacacatcagaatcataagacgggacagggccccgtcgtacccctgaacagTATACATATGTACAATGGCAAAAGACTGTACCAAAACATAGGCTtcgaacaatagagcactccaagatagcagaatatagtcctaagcaggcggatcagcaaatctgtcgtctgtacctgcacggcatgaaaacgcagcccccgaagaaagggggtcagtacgagatatgtactgattatgtaaagccTGGAGCACAGAAACAAAATCgtaaccggaacagaacgtacagaaaatgagtgtaatgtccagattatcaaatgcatattttcagaACATAAAgagtgtatgcagaaacatatgccatatcatatccggccccgccaagggactcggtgaacagaacgtggtcgccaccccgacactggcgccacaacacatcatgctccagaatagggaataaccccgtaacataacatatcatatcagatggccatatcaaatcatatcatgtcatatcagaatgtgtgtacatggcacagcatactccacaacccatgta
Encoded proteins:
- the LOC132641548 gene encoding uncharacterized protein LOC132641548, coding for MATELEELIGFLSSPSSPVKKLAVDIVRDYTGSEDGLESLGKYSDVVLPSLSRLLGEEKVVSEPAAQALVNLSQKPELAAKMVEMHMVKTSMETLYKQDCEITTLLIMLLVNLTQLDAGIDSLLQSADEKMHGLYVMKLVRSFCSSSSESEVDPFEHVASILVNISKKEQGRKLLLDQKRSLLKLIVRQDSKSLLRKRGVAGTIRNCCFEAENQLQNLLLISEFLWPALLLPVAGNKVYSEEDTRKMPQELACALSIEREPVTDPEIRVQALEAIYLLILQEAGRRAFWSVNGPRILQVGYADEDDPKAMEAYERAGSLLIQEGGLNEESTETSS